From Candidatus Komeilibacteria bacterium CG_4_10_14_0_2_um_filter_37_10:
TTTAATATCTCATCCTTGCTAAATTTTTGCTCCATACGGTAAGCCAGCACCCACTCCTTGATTTTCCGTGATATCTTTTTTTCATTGGTCAAAATAGCATTCTTCACAAATTGCTGCGTTAAGGTTGAACCACCCTGTGCTTTACTACCAGTAAAAATATCTACTAAAATTGAACGTATGGTACCGCGGAGAGAGATGCCGCCGTGCTGATAAAATTTCTTATCCTCTACGGAAATAGTTGCCCAAATAGCCTCTTGTGGTATGTCCTGAAGTTCAATCAAGGTTCTTTTCTGTTGACCAGAAACTTCATACAGTAATTTTTCGCCTGTTCGATCGTATATTTTCGTACTTTGTGCTACCGAACGATCGATTATTTTATTCGGACTTGGTAAATCCTTGGAATAATATACTACTAAAATTGAAGAAAATAATACCACAACCACGCCGACTAATAATACTCTTTTCCAAAATACTTTACTCCATAATAGTTGCCATAACCTTTGGGAAACTCTTTTGCGATAACTATTAACTTGCACCCTATATGTTTTGGGACGTGACGCCTTAAACAAAGGAGCGGAGCTTTTTATAACTCGCCTTTTTAGTTTGCCTCTACCGTTTTTCCAGATGCGCGGTGAATGAAAAGAAGGAATACTCATAAATATTTATTATTTTTATTTTAACATTTTTTCCCTATTTTGTCATTAAAATAGCACCGACCCCTGGGGTTTGCATAAAAAAACCATTTTTCGTAACTAATATTAGCCAGTTATAATGAAAAAAAATTGACCCCTGGGGTTATAAAAAAATGACTAAATCTTATATATTTTATATAATATGTTAGTAATTAATAACTACTATCAACTATGAAAGTAAATAATGATAAAAAGGCTGTGGCCGCTGTTTTGAGTCGTGGTGTAGCCGAAGTAGTAGTGGAGAAGGATTTAAGAAAAAAACTACTTTCCGGACAAAAACTAAGAATTAAACACGGTATTGATCCAACTTCCAAAGATTTACATTTGGGTTATGCTGTTGTCTATGAAAAGCTAAGACAATTACAAAAAATGGGTCATCAAATTATCTTCTTGATTGGCTCTTTTACTGGTCGCTTTGGCGATCCCACCGACAAAGGTAAGGCTCGCGATCTACGCCGAAAAGAAGACGTGATGGCTATGGCTAAAAACTATATTAAACAACTAAGTAAAATTCTAGACATTGACCAGGTGGAAATCAGATATAACAGTGAATGGTATGACCGTTTTTCCGCTGAAGATTTATTGCGACTAATGTCCAAGTTCACTGTTGCTCGCATGCTAGAACGCGATATGTTTCAAAAAAGAATACAGGAGGAAAGGGAAATATTTTTTCACGAGCCAGTATATCCGATGTTGCAGGGTTATGATTCGGTGATGCTAAAATCTGACCTCACCGTTATTGGTTTAGATCAGAAATTTAATGAATTACAAGCAAGGCCCCTACAAGAACAAGCCAAACAAACGCCGCAGGATTTAATCATGGTTCCTCTTTTAATTGGCACCGATGGCAAACAAAAAATGAGCCAATCGCTCGGTAACTATATTGGTATCACTGATTCACCGCAAGAACAGTACGGCAAAACAATGTCCATCCCCGATCAACTTATTTATATGTATTTTGAGTTATGTACCAGAATTAGCAATAACGAACTAGCAGAGATAGAACAAATGCTAAAAAATAATGTTAATCCGCGAAATCTTAAAGCACAACTAGCTCACGAAATTGTGAGTATTTATCATGGCAACAAAGCAGCAGATAAAGCGGAGGCGGAATTCACGAAAATATTTAAAGATAAAGGTAAACCAACCAATATACCAATGGCGAATTTTCAAATTAATCAATCTTTGCTAGATATTATGGTTGGCGCTGAACTGACTTCATCTAAAAGTGAAGCCCAAAGAATGATCGAGCAAAAAGCTGTTCACATAAATGATGTGCTTGTTACTAGCTGGCGTGATTATCGACCGCAAAGTAAAGATATTATACAGGTTGGTAAACGTAAATTTGTTCAATTAAAATAAGAGGAAAAAAATTGATAGCTCCGGCACTCATCCAGTTCTTTCCACGAGTTAAGTATATTATTTATCAAAAAAAGAAAAAACGTTTTCTTATGACCGGTGAGGAATTTGATCTTATTATGACAGTCAATCAAATCCAGGATCCACAACTGGCCATAGAAGTTATCCGCACAATGTGTTTTCTCCACGACTACGCCTACCATTTAGCCGATAACGATCATGAACAAGCGCTCTATACTATAACTCACTGCAACCAAAACATAACCAGTCCGCAACTGCGTCCCATCGACAATCATTGTCTGCTGTTACCTATTAACAAAAATTAATCCAGCTGATCAAAATCAAAAGCTGGATTTTATTTTGACTAACCAATTATTTGCTATCTAACTACGATAAAATTCAGCAGCTTGCTCTGGTGCGACAGAATTTATTACTAAACCAGACCCGAGCTCGACGCCAGCCCAAATAGAGTCGCGGGGTTGAATTTTAATATAAAAATGTTGCTTTTGGTTGGATATTACTTGATGAAAAAAGAAGTTATAATTCAAATTCAAACTGTGTAATTTGCTAAGAATTAAATGTAAACAGTAAACCATACTGTCCATTTCCTGACTATTAATCTCCATAATGTTATCTACTTGCCGGCGAGTAAAAATCCAAGCTTCATAATGAAACTGTGAAGCATAAGGAGCAAAAGCTACAACTTGGTCGTCCTGATAGATAATCCTGGCTCCTTGCTTAAGTTCATCATCAATAATCTTGCGATAAATGCTACGTCCGCATAAACGCGAGGCTTTGTCGGCTAAATAAAGCTCTTCCGCCACATCTGGTGGTAATAGCTCCATGGCCAATAGCTGTGAATGAGCGTGCATTAGAGAGGCGCCAGCTTTCCCACCGGAATTTTTGAATATTAAAATATAATCGATTTTTTTAATTTTACTGACTTGCTTAGTCCGCTTTTGATATAAAGTTAAAACATTTCTCATTTGCTGTTCTGATAACTCGCCCAAATCTATCCCATGCTGAGGCGTTTCCACGATTACTTCTTGGTAACCATAGGCGGATTTATTGTTTGTACTAACCGCAGGATATTTATTGATAACCGACCAGCAAGACCATTGCTTTTTTACTGCCCCTAATAAATAATCTGTTACTTCCGCTGTAACAATATTGCTAGGACAAAAAACGCAACTACTAATTCTCTTACTTTGATTTTCCGCACGGACATCTCGCGGTCGATTTACCCGGCTGGGCGTAATAATCACGTAACGATTTAAAATATAATCTTTCCTAATTTCTGATTTTAGCATAATACTATTTGATGTTAACAGTTTTTTTATTTTGTTCAACTAACTGTAAATATTTTTGTGAATCTTTTAATAGTTCTACTACTAGACTCTTAGCTCCCTTCATCAAAAAAATATAGAGCGCGCTTCGCCAAGCAGTCCATGATTGATATAAATTAATCTGCTGAAAATCCGTTATCTTAATCTGCTCATAAGGACAACCAAAATATTCTTCTAAAAAAATTCTTTTCCAGTTATATATTTGCTGCTTGGGATGGTAGAGGCGTAACATGAATCCTAGTTGCTGAATAAATGTTCCTAAATCGCGATAGGGATTACCGATAACCACATCAGTAAGATCAACCATACCAGCGCTATTTCGATCCGAGTTGATTATTAAATTTTCTAACTGATAATCACCATGGACTATTGATTTTTTTCTGGGCCAGAATTTTTTTTCATAATAAACTTGTCGCGTTATTAATTCTTTGGCAATTTTACCCCAACGAGGAAAGGTCTCAGCTAATAAATAACACGAACGACTAGCTTGCGGCGATGATAAGTATAAATAACCATTAGCTAAATCAATGTCTTGGTAATCAGCACTACTTAATTGATGCCAATATTTTAACCATTGCGCTGCTAATTTAATCAGAGCGGTTTTATTAGCTGCGTCACTTAATAATAGTTCATGCATTGTCTCACCAGGCACACCCCGATAAATCAAACACTGCTGGGTTTTCAGATAATCAACGGCGGTGGCCACCACCACTATTTTGCTACCAAAATTAGCTCGGGCTAAGTGTTTCATTAGTAAATATGACTGATATCGATTATTATCCGTACTAGCCGAAAAAAAGTAGTCGCAATTTTCTTCCTGACCATCTCGATTAATAAAGTAGAGACGATAACGAATAACTCCGGAGATATTAAAATGACCAATTTTCTTCTTAAAAATCTTTTGTTCTATTTTTACTAAACGTGTTGCCGCTGGTACTTTTGCTAAATTCTTTTGCCAATAATCCCAAGCAAACTGTTGGTCAAATATTTTACTGGTTTCCTGCCGCTGCTCGCTACTGGCGATATGTACCTTTTTTTTCAACCACCAAAAACGACCACCCAAAAGCCCGGTTACTAAATATAAATAATAAGCCCAATCAAATTTTTTCATTTTTTTCTTTTATGGCCTTCTGATAAAGTAAAATGTATTTACTCGCTGGAATTTTCCAGGAATTAGATATTTTCATACCACTGATCATTAGCCGTCGCCACGACTTGGGATACCTAAAATTTTCCACCGCCCGCGTAATAGCCACTAGCATATCAGGACTGTGGTAATGATCAAAGACAAAACCGTTGCCTGTCTTTTTTTCTGGATCATAATTATCTACCGTCTCCGCTAAACCGCCGATCTTACGCACAATTGGCACACAACCATAACGCAAAGAGATTAGCTGATTGATACCACACGGTTCAAGGCGTGAAGGTAATAAAATCATATCAGCGCCAGCATAGTATCTAGTTTCGTGTTTTTTATGAGCGTTATATGATTTAACAGAAAACTGTTTGGGGTTTCTTTTTTCAATTTTCTTAAACTCAGTTATCAAGTTTTTTTCACCATCTCCTAGCAGCGCCATTTGCACTCCTTGCGCCAAAATAGCATCAATGCTTTTTTGCACTAAATCAAAACCTTTTTGTTCCACAATACGCGCTACCATGGCAATTAACGGTTGTCGCGGATCGTTAGTAAAACCACAGTGCTTCTGTAACCAATCTTTGTTTTTGCGTTTTTGCTCAATAGTCAGAACGTTATATTTTTGCTTGATGTTTTTATCCTTCGCTGGATTATAATCATCATAATCAATACCATTAATAACACCAAACAACCGATCTTGTCTATTTTTTAACAATAAATGCAGGTCTTCACCATACTGTTTGGTCATAATTTCTT
This genomic window contains:
- a CDS encoding tyrosine--tRNA ligase encodes the protein MKVNNDKKAVAAVLSRGVAEVVVEKDLRKKLLSGQKLRIKHGIDPTSKDLHLGYAVVYEKLRQLQKMGHQIIFLIGSFTGRFGDPTDKGKARDLRRKEDVMAMAKNYIKQLSKILDIDQVEIRYNSEWYDRFSAEDLLRLMSKFTVARMLERDMFQKRIQEEREIFFHEPVYPMLQGYDSVMLKSDLTVIGLDQKFNELQARPLQEQAKQTPQDLIMVPLLIGTDGKQKMSQSLGNYIGITDSPQEQYGKTMSIPDQLIYMYFELCTRISNNELAEIEQMLKNNVNPRNLKAQLAHEIVSIYHGNKAADKAEAEFTKIFKDKGKPTNIPMANFQINQSLLDIMVGAELTSSKSEAQRMIEQKAVHINDVLVTSWRDYRPQSKDIIQVGKRKFVQLK